The following proteins are co-located in the Eubalaena glacialis isolate mEubGla1 chromosome 14, mEubGla1.1.hap2.+ XY, whole genome shotgun sequence genome:
- the LOC133074576 gene encoding mitochondrial import inner membrane translocase subunit Tim8 A-like produces MESSSSSSAVGLGSVDPQLQHFIEVETQKQRFQQLVHQMTELCWEKCMDKPGPKLDSRAEGCFVNCIERFIDTSQFILNRLEKTQKSKPVFSESLSD; encoded by the coding sequence ATGGAGTCCTCCTCGTCTTCCTCCGCAGTGGGTTTGGGCTCGGTCGACCCGCAGCTGCAGCATTTCATCGAGGTAGAGACTCAGAAGCAGCGCTTCCAGCAGCTGGTGCACCAGATGACGGAACTTTGTTGGGAAAAGTGCATGGACAAGCCTGGGCCAAAGTTGGACAGTCGGGCTGAGGGCTGTTTTGTGAACTGCATTGAGCGCTTCATTGATACAAGCCAATTCATCTTGAATCGACTGGAAAAGACCCAGAAATCCAAGCCAGTCTTCTCAGAAAGCCTTTCTGACTGA
- the LOC133105081 gene encoding eIF5-mimic protein 2-like codes for MLLEQNLITADMQKHSLTFWWPVECWPQVFNKLIRCYKYLEKGFEDEVKKLLLFLKGFSKSERNKLAMLTGVLLANGTLNASILNNLYNENLVKEGVSAAFAVKLFKSWINEKDINAVAPSLRKVSMDNRLMELFPANKQSNEHFTKYFTEAGLKELSEYVWNQQTIGARKELQKELQEQMSRGDPFKDKILYVKEEMKKNNIPEPVVIGIVWSSVMSTVEWNKKEELVAEQAIKHLKQYSPLLAAFTTQGQSELTLLLKIQEYCYDNIHFMKAFQKIVVLFYKAEVLSEEPILKWYKDAHAAKGKSVILEQMKKFVEWLKNAEEESESEAEEGD; via the exons ATGCTTCTGGAGCAAAACTTGATTACTGCCGATATGcagaaacactctttgacattctGGTGGCCGGTGGAATGCTGGCCCCAG GTTTTTAACAAGTTAATCAGGTGCTACAAATACCTGGAGAAAGGTTTTGAAGATGAAGTTAAAAAGCTGCTGCTGTTCTTAAAGGGTTTTTCAAAGTCGGAGAGGAACAAGCTGGCTATGTTGACCGGTGTTCTTCTGGCTAATGGAACACTTAATGCATCCATTCTTAATAACCTTTATAATGAGAATTTGGTTAAAGAAGGGGTTTCAGCAGCTTTTGCTGTAAAGCTCTTTAAATCAtggataaatgaaaaagatatcaATGCAGTAGCTCCAAGTCTTCGGAAAGTGAGCATGGATAACAGACTGATGGAACTTTTTCCTGCCAATAAACAAAGCAATGAACACTTCACAAAGTATTTTACTGAGGCAGGCTTGAAAGAGCTTTCAGAGTATGTTTGGAATCAGCAAACCATAGGAGCTCGTAAGGAACTCCAGAAAGAACTTCAAGAACAGATGTCTCGTGGTGATCCATTTAAGGATAAAATTTTGTATGTCAAGGAGGAGATGAAAAAAAACAACATCCCAGAACCAGTTGTCATCGGAATAGTATGGTCCAGTGTAATGAGCACCGTGGAATGGAACAAAAAAGAGGAGCTTGTAGCAGAGCAAGCCATCAAGCACTTGAAGCAATACAGCCCTCTCCTTGCTGCCTTTACAACTCAAGGTCAGTCTGAGCTGACTCTGTTACTGAAGATTCAGGAGTATTGCTATGACAACATTCATTTCATGAAAGCCTTCCAGAAAATAGTGGTGCTTTTTTATAAAGCTGAAGTTCTGAGTGAAGAACCCATTCTGAAGTGGTATAAAGATGCACATGCTGCCAAGGGGAAAAGTGTCATCCTTGAGCAAATGAAAAAGTTTGTAGAGTGGCTCAAAAATGCTGAAGAAGAATCTGAGTCTGAAGCTGAAGAGGGTGACTGA